The region TCTCATGATTTAAAAACATTAATTACTCTTATAAAGGGATATGCAAAGGGACTTAAATCAGGAATTATAGCAGATGAAAAAATTAAAAACGAATTTCTCGATGGTATTATTAAAGGAGCTGAAGATATTGAAAAGATAACATGCGATATACTAGACAATGCATATGAAGCCCAGTGTATGCCTAAACTAAACAGAGAAAAAGTAAACGCAAAATACTATATAGAAGAATTGTTTGAAAGTACCAAACAATATATAATAAGCTCAAATAGAGTATTTGAAGGAGCTTGGAGTTGCAATGATGGATATCTTTATATAGATATAATTAAAATCAAAAGAGCTTGGAATAACTTGATAAATAATGCCGTCAAATATTCAAATGAAAAAAGTAGGATAAAAATATTTATTATGCAAAAAGAAAATAAAGTCGAATTCAGAGTAATAGATGAGGGAATAGGTATTAGTGACAAAGAAATAGATAAAATATTTGATATGTTTTATAGAGGAGAAAAAAATAAGGAAAAAGGCTATGGACTTGGACTTTTCATTACAAAATCAATAATTGAAGCTCATAACTCGAAACTTCATGTAAAATCTGAATATGGAAAAGGAACTGAATTTTGGTTCAGTTTAGATATATATAGCTCTAGCAGTTAAATGCTAGAGCTTTTTGTTTTTACATTGTATTTAAAATAAATAAAATAAATGGTATTGTTGCTATGCTTATTAATGTTGTTAAAAACACTCCCTGTGAGGCTAATCTGTAATCAGAGTCGAATCTTCTTGCAAATATTGCTGCATTTGCTGCTGTTGGCATACTGCTGATGATAACTGGTATGCCTGCAACTACTGGTGGTAAATTTAATCTTGTTAATACAAATAAAACTGATAAAGGTATTATTATAAGTCTTAATAAGGCTACTATAAAAAGTTTGCTATTACCGAATATCTCTTTAAACTTTGCATCCCCTAATAGAGAACCCACTACTAACATGGCCATAGGGGTTGTTGATGCCCCTAATTTGTGTAAGGATATATATATAGGCTTAGGCAGCTTAATGGAAAATATAAATAGGGTAAATCCTAAAACTATTGAAACTGTTCCAGGGTTTATTAATGCTTTTAAATTTATTTTCTTTTCATGTCCTGGGTTTACTAATATCACCCCTAATGTCCATATAAGGATATTAAAAATAAGGTTGTATATTGCCGCATAAAATACACCAATCTTGCCGAAAGCCACTTCAACAACAGGATAACC is a window of Caloranaerobacter ferrireducens DNA encoding:
- a CDS encoding AEC family transporter, producing MDFILVLNQVLVLFILLILGFILKKINIMTDELGKGLSTLIIYVTLPALIITSMNYKFSQDMLSNSIKLLIIGVIVYTFMIIVGVIFVKLLKIQGMQKGVYLFLIIFSNVGFMGYPVVEVAFGKIGVFYAAIYNLIFNILIWTLGVILVNPGHEKKINLKALINPGTVSIVLGFTLFIFSIKLPKPIYISLHKLGASTTPMAMLVVGSLLGDAKFKEIFGNSKLFIVALLRLIIIPLSVLFVLTRLNLPPVVAGIPVIISSMPTAANAAIFARRFDSDYRLASQGVFLTTLISIATIPFILFILNTM